The following is a genomic window from Pyricularia oryzae 70-15 chromosome 5, whole genome shotgun sequence.
AGCTCTATGGTGTTCTCAGCGAGCGCAAAGATGGTCATGGTTCGGACAAGGAAAGAGACGATTCGATTCTCCTTCTTTCACGCGGAACATCGATCATCCTTTTGATTCTCTACTGCATGTACCTCTGGTTCCAACTTCGTACGCATAAGAACCTTTTCAGCGTCGACACGCACGAATCCAGCGAGAACGGCGATATCGAGGCGATCGACGCTACCGAGCCGAACGCGATcaaggacgaggatgaggatgaggaggaacACATGACTTGGTGGGCGGCCGGCATTGTCCTCGTTGCCGTGACCGTTGTCATCTCTTTCTCGGCTGACTACCTTGTCGAGTCTATTGAGCCCATCGTTGAGACGGGCGTCCTCTCGCGCTCCTTCATCGGTCTGATCCTGATCCCTATTGTGGGTAACGCCGCAGAGCACGTCACAGCCTGTGTCGTGGCGGTTCGCAACAAGATGGATCTCGCCATGGGTGTCGCTATCGGGTCTAGCATCCAGATCGCCTTGCTTGTTACCCCAGCGCTGGTCATTACTGCCTGGGTCGCCTTGGACGACACGCCCATGAGTCTGCGCTTCGACACTTTCCAGACAGTTGCATTTGCGCTCTCAGTACTCGTTGTTACGTACACAGTGCAGGACGGCAAGTCCAACTACCTGGAGGGAGCCATGTTGCTCGGGCTTTACATTATTATCGCTCTGGCCTTTTACGCAACCCCCATCTGAAGGGTTCATAACTGGGCCATGGTCAAAACTTGACGGCCAACCATGAATGGGGTCTCCAAGGGATCCAGCTTGGTCGAGCTCATGGCACAGGGAGTTCCGACTTGATATTGAAGCCCTGAGAAAAGCACTTCGGGCAATATCTGAACTCACATACACTGTTGGCAGCTAGTCCAGCGACAGCTAAACAGCCCATCAACTAACTATAAGCCATGGAATTTAACCCACGGAGAGTTTTTCCGACATGTGCCACGGTTTCTTAGACTAAGTCTCACAAGAGCTTTGTCACACGCGAACTTTATTCacacttttcttttgtcaatATCCCATTCTTGAGAGGGGCGTCCGAGGGAGGAGGTGCAAATATCCCGGCCcatcttatttttttgttgccCGAGGTTGGGTCTATACCTTTGTCCATTTTCGGTGTTCAGGCGTTGGCTTTCGTGCGGCTGGCGGATATTCCGGCCGTGGAAAAGAACATGTCAGCGGATTTTACTTGTTTCTATTTCTTTGGTCTCTTCACTGTACTATCTTGAACGTGCCATCTGTACTATATCGATACTGAACCAGACTTTCTTATATTACCCGTTGCTTCGTGCTTTTCCCCCTGCGACCAAACCATTAGGCAAAAGTAAATTCCCCCACGTTAATCCTAGCCACAGCACGCCCAAACCGAACCGTGAATACGGCGACGGCTATCTTCACAACAAAGAGAATTCAGCGTAATGAGGCATTATTTGAGTAAATTTCACGTATAGCTATGCTCAAACCAAACAGCAAACCAGCCAAAgggtatatatatatatttttaatATCGAAGTATCTCATCAAAACAGAACCGCCTCTGAGGTCTTTTTCTGTTCCAACACAACTTTTATCGTGACATGGGCTTGGCCATGGGCGCAATGATGCCCTGCTTCATCAGGATCCTAGGCTTGGTCGCGTTCTGGAACGTCTGCTTAGTCGTCCACTCGGGTCCAACGGGCAGCCGCAGCGACCGCTCATACTGGTCCTTGTTTTCGTACTCGTGCGGTAGTTGTGATGCGAGGTATTTGTCGTTCTgcagaagaaaacaaaagattgGGGACATGGTTAGCGCTTCAATTCGTAGGAGTCAAAAATACAGGTTCTCCCCTCGGTTGCTGATCACATACCTTCTTGATACGCTTCTCGCTGATAATCACCCGTTCGAGCTTGGCGTCCTTGCggttcttcttcttgacgcCTTCGACCTTTGTCAGGAACTTCTTCTGGTTCTTCCTCTGCCTGTTGCTGACTCCCGCGCCGCTCCAGGCGCCCCAGCCGGGGAGGGTGTTGTCGATGACcttgtcgtcgtcctcctcctcgacggCCGTCTTCTCCTGCTCAAAGGTCGCGACGAGATCCTCGCCGGCAAAGGCGCGGTCCGCGAGCTCCTTGTCCAGGATCCCGAGGGGCATGTGCAGCtcagcctcggcctcggagtCCGAGGTGTCGGCATCGGCAGCCGTGGAGGTGATGGTGGTGCCTGTGGCCGTCTtgggcttcttggccttgacaACCACCTGTTTCGCCATGACGGTGTTGTCAATGTCCAGAGGTGCGTCCTCTGTTCCGCCGGCGGCTGCCTTTCTTCGCTTGTCCGACTTTCCTTCTGCTTTTTTGGAAGCACCGGCGCGTGACCAACTGCCGGCCGCCCCGGGTTCCGATTCGTCGGCCTGAGCTGAGAATGCCGACACGAATGGGTTGACTTTCGAGGAGGCGGGTTTCGACTTTTGTGGCTGATCATCGCGGGCTTTTGATGATTCAAGAGCGCTCTTCTTCGACTTGGGTTGAATGGTGTTGGCACCACCATAAACCCGGCGCCCAATCTCTGTCGgttcctcctcctcatcctcatcggCCTCGTCTTCCGAGTTTAGTTCCCGGCGAAGCTGAGCTACCAACGCATCGTTGGCCTCTTTCCGAACCGCCTCGCCGCGTTGCATGaacttcatcttcatcaacTCGGACTGCGGCTCATCTTGAGCAGCTTCTACCTTCTCCAGCTCGAGGAGCAGCCTCCTACGTCCTTCATCATCGTCCGAGCCACTGTCTTCTTCCGAATCATCTTCCTCGCTGTCACCATCGCCAGACTTGCCTCGGCCCTCGACCCGCCGGCGAAGCTCCTGATCACGACGTGCCATCTCTATCAGACCTGTGCGTGCGTTCTCGTCCCAGCCCGCAATGCCAGCCTTCTTAGTCGACCTTGCCCACTTGCTGTCGCGGTGCTTCGCGCCAACACGCTCCAGCGCCCGCGCGCGGTGCTGCGCCTCTCGCTCCTCTTCCGAGTCGAGCGGCTCGCCCTCGCCATCCTCGCCGAGCTCGAGGGCCTTTtgcttttccttgcggtGCACACGACGATAAGCTTTGCTCTTGATCTTCTTGATGCGCGCCGCCCTGGCCTGCTCACGTGATTTGAGCTCTCGCTCGCGCCTTCGCTGGGCCTGCAGCTCCTGCCGCTCTTCATGGGTCATGGACTGAGTCACTGCCCCGTCAGCGTCGGCATTGCGCTCCGCTTTTGTGCTGGGTCCGAGGCCGCTCTCCTCCATGATTGAAAGGATAGTCTGTTCCAGCTCGTTGCCCGCGCTCTTCTTGTCGAGCGGGGCGAGTTCTGTCTTGCTGAGGCCGGCGTCGTGCTGTGTATCCGGCAGGGGGAAGACAAGGTGCTCGGCTCGGCGGTTGTTCTTGACCGTGTCTTGCCACCTGTCGAGAGTCTTGTGTGCCTGTTCAGCGGCAGTGATACGCAAGAGACGGTCCTGCTGTCGTTTGGCCAACGGCACATCTAGCTTTTGCGAGCTCCCGGGCTTGTCTACCGCCTTGGAGTATTTGTGCAGCTGCTTGAGCGTCTTCTTCATGCTTGGTTCTTTGGTGGCTGTCGAGGTCAGGTCACTAAGGTTGACTTTTGCCTTGCCGCTGGTTCTGCTAACCGGCTCATCATCGTCTATGTTGCCTGCAAAGCCACTAGCGAGGCTCTGCAGCGCATCCAGCTTCAACGGGTCctggtcgtcatcgtcagaCATGGAAGAGTCGGAGCTAGAGTCACCGTCATCGCCCTCTTCCGACCCAGACTCGGTGTCTCCTTCGGAACCTTCGTCATCGTCAGACATCTGGTCCAGTGCCGCTGCCAAGTCGATTGCATCCTCGCCAAGTGACGACCCATCCtcatcatcttcatcatcctcctcttcatcatcctcgtcgctgtCATCATCCCTCTTCGACTTCCTCTTGGCAGGCTTCTTGTTTGAGCTACTGCCCCGGAACGTGTACCCGTTGAATTTATCCTCGTCGCTCTCCCCAAACGCCTCGTCACTGTCGATCTCggagtcgtcgtcctcgcccaCCTCGCCCATCATGAACTCGTTGCCCTCGCTGTCGCTGCCGTACTCGACATCGTCGTCGCCACCGGCCCTCTTTGCCCTCTTGCGCCGCTCCGCCGActcgtcttcgtcgtcgtcatcgccatcttcatcgtcttcttcgtcctcgtcgtcccgTCCCCGCTTTCGCTGGTTGGGCTCAAAGTCGAGGTCGCGTGCCCTGGTGCCCCGGATTCCGGACTTTGTCGGTAGTTCCTTGGCCGCGATGGCAAAGGCGTCGAGCGCCGTGGCGCGGGAGCCAGGCTTGCGCCCCCCttgctgatgctgctgctgtggcttttttcccttgcccttgcccttgtgcTGGTCGAGCAGCGAGCGTCCGTGAGACTGTCGTCCGGGCATTGCGTCTTTGGTATGTTGACGGGATTGCCGTGGACGCGAATTGCCTTCTCACCAAGGGTCTATGGGGGTTTTTCCCTTTTGTCGGAGCTACGCATGGCTGGGGATGGGCGAATTTCCTACCActtatttttttctgccgGACAGTGGGGTAGCTCAACGGCAACTTTTGTTCCGCAGGCGGTGAAGACAATTTTTTAGTGGACCCTGCAGCAAAGCTGGACCCACCGAGAAAGCTCAGTGACGGAGAGCCGACCCCCGGCGGCAGGGGATCGGAAAACGCGTTTGCGCCCGCCCCGTCGCCGAGTCTCAATTTGGCTCGTCGCATTCAACTACCGCCGCAAAAACGATACCAGAACAAAATACTTCGACGTCCGGCAGCGAaaccaggcaggcaggcagggcggcagTCAGACGACTAAAGCTATAGCAGCTGCTTTGATCCGCACGAAACCGTCCATTTATCGACATCAACAGAGAAGTAAAAAATGCAGCCAACACAACGCCTTCTCATGAAGGGAGTCTTCCGCAAGTTCCGGTTGACGACCAAGGACGCCAACAAGGGCTTCTACAAGGGAACGGGTTCGGGATCTATGGGTCGGCACACAAAGCACGGAGGCTACATTGTCGAGTTTGACAAGGTCAGGACGTACGTTGTGCCAAAGAACCTGGACGAGTTCAAGGTATGTTTTTTGTACTTTTGCATTCTCTACTCTACACTCTCTTTGCTATACCTTTGAACTGGCTGCCAATTTTTCCTCCATGGCATTCCTGCATGGAAACCTTTTGGAAACGGCTCCTTTGCTAACAAGGACAAAATCAACACCAAACAGCTCTCTCCCTTCGTCACCAAGAAGATGGGTCCCACTTTCGGCTCGGGCTCTTACCAGGGCCAAGGACAGGCCGGCCCCAGGAGCGCTGAGCTTTACCTGAGCAGGTGGAAGGCCGAGAACGGCTTTGATTGAAGAGCTATTGGAAGGATACGAAGACGACGGGTCGGGGCCGTgtcgtcaagaaaaaaaacaaagctaCTGGAGTTGGGGGCTTATTGTATTGAGCGAATACAAGTACCGGCGTTTTTCACGCAATCTCGGCAACTCATTTCTCCAGCGCTGGCAATGCGGGTGCTGGTAAGCTACCGTGGATGGGAAAAGCAGCCAAATGTACAACACATATAGAGCGAGACCGACAACTCATGAAAACTTGTATTATTATACTAGCAAGTATTAAGCTAGTTTAGACAATTGTACAAATCAAAAAATTTCCCTTATTAGGACTATTACGCAATAGGATGTGTTCCGTTTTCCAGACATCAATTTCCAATGAAAGTGTCGAGCAAGCctattgtttttctttttttgggcagGCTGAAAATCAAAGAAAAGATTGCAAACTGTGGTCGAACACAGTAAGCATTACGATAAGATAGCAAGCTGATTTAAAATGACAAAGGAGAAGTTTAGTTGAGTTGTATCAGTGGTGCCTGGGTAGACCTTCATCAGCGGTGATGAACTTCTCCAGCTGTGGGCGTCCGTCCAGATTAGGCGAAGACATTGGCGTCTCATAGATGCCCGGCGATGCAAGCGTGTTGTCTTCGGGCGGTCCCGCCTGATCCTTGGCGTTGAGCGTAGTGCCATCCGCAACTGCTGTTCCTACATTCTCCGAAGTTGTCGGTCGGCTTCTCTGTGCATTGTTAAGGTCCTTGatcgatgatgtcgtcgttgGGCTCATCGGTCGTGCCGATTGCCCAGGCGCGGCGCCAGCATCCATTACGGATGTCAAGGTCATCATGCTCGCCGTCTCTGCCTCCTTGTTCAGTGAGAAGGGGACTGAGATCCCGTCGACGGTGGGACGTTTCCCGGTGGCACCAGTCGCTGCGTCTGGTACGGCAAGCAGGCCAGATCCGCCGGCCGCTTCGGCCTCTTTCTCTCGTCTTTGTGCAATCAAGTTGGCGACTGGcgtggcctcggcctcggccggcTCGTGGCCACCACTAGCCTGATTATCTTCCTTGGCAGCCGCGACTCCCTGTTGGCTGGGCGACTGGGTCGAGGATGCGCCCTCCTGCCGCTGGAGTTCCGAGAACTTACGGGCACCGGTGCCCTCTTCCGGCGCTGGAGCCTTTGTTTCGGGTGAATCCGCTTTCTCTTCTCTGCTAACTGTGAGCTCGTCGTGTTTAGATCCCCAGAGAGACCACAGCGACAATCCCATGCTGCgcgtctttttcttctccgaAAGGTCGGCCCcaatcctcctcctcccagCCAAGGCACTCGGGGGTGGATGCTCTCCGACGCCAAAGCTTTCAAACCCGGCTTCAGCCTGCTTCATGCGTTTCTTTTGAACTTTTTTGGCTGCGTTGCTGTACTTTTTGGCAAACCGATTATTGGCTTCGAGCCACTTGCTAACTGGCCCTTCCTTGGCTATCCCGACCAAATCACGGTCCATGCAGCACCCCGGGAGCTCCGAAGCTGGAGCCAGTGGATAGACGTGTCCATGTCTATCAACCCTCTGCCGGATCATGTGGTCCTGAAAGTGCGGCAAAGGGTCGCCAGCTTTGCCAATTCTGCCTGGCTTATCTTTCGTCAGGGAAGAATTTTCACCCTGTTCACTCGTCAGTTGGGATTTCCACGTATAGCACATAGTTATTCTAGGACCAGAGAACCTACATGCGCGTTTAGGCTACCGCTACGTCCATTTTCACCACCAGACTCGGAGGACGAAGAAATGACCGATACGTCATCGTCGACAAGAATATCTATCTCGGTTCTTTGTGCGCGCTAACCAAAAAGATTATCATCAGTAACAACTCAGAGAAGACTCATCCGTATGTAGACGTCTCGTGGACTCACCGCAAGAGCCCAGGCACCGAATTGAGCGATAGATCGATACATGAATTTGGCTGGCCGGGTGAAACTGAGGGTTGGAGCAACATGACACATGTCATCCCAGACCTGTAGCTGAACGTCGGTGGGCTTGTAATGTTCTATCAAAGCCCTGTCGGCATCGGTGAGAAGGGATTCGGGGGGCATGTATTTGCTCGGATTTGCACACTTGTGAGCAAGATAAATCTGCTCATCACGAAGCACTTCGCCGCCGCCAGTCATGATGAATAGCGGAGGAAGACCACCAAGTGTAGGCTGCATTATCGGGCTCACTAGCGGGTGTTTGAGCAGATCGTTCGTTGTATACATCTGTAGAAGGTTTGTTAGTTTTGAAACAGTTTAGAGCTTTCAAAAGCTGATACTTACTTGAATTTGCTCCTCAACCTgcactgatttgccattgaTGGTCACCGAGAGCCGAGTCTGGTTGTCCTCTGCTGCTGCAGTGTCTGTCAAGTTCGTGTCGCCTAAATTCGGTAGCATCGTCAGCCCTGAGCAAGCAACGCCGGACCTCTCCTAAAATATTGACCCACCTTTCTCCGACTCTCCGCTGCTACCAGCCCTGGCGGCCTTCATCTTCCTGACATCCTCAGTATTCGGCGGTGGCCATGACTCCGAAGGCTTGTGGTGAAATCCATACTGCGGGACGTAGTCCAGATCCGCAGGGATGGCAACGCTGGGAAACGAGTGAGTCAAGTCCACCCAGGGGCTTATAAGTACCGCGCCAGCTGGCAGAGCAATCCCACGGTCTCTCAGAGTAACCAGAACAGAGAGGACCATGCCACCTCCAGCGGAATCACCCGCAAGTATAATCGTGTTGGGCGTGTGGCCAGCCTCCAGCAGGTACAGGTAAGTAGCCAGACAATCCTGGATACCACATGGGAAGGGGAACTGGGGCGCCAAACGGTAACGAGGCGCGATGACTCGTGCCTTGAGCTTTCGAGCATGCCTTTGGATCTGGTATCGATGCTCATCGACGCTGCCAAAGAAGTAGGCACCTCCGTGTACGTACAGCATGAtccgtttgcagggttgaGTATCCCCCTTCCTCCGGCGGTAGTCGGAACGCATCTCGATCCATTCGGCCCGGAGGGGGCTATTTGGCTTGCGCCATTGCCACCACTTGGTGCCGCCCACTGCGCGGATACCCTCGGGCCCGAGTTGCTCCTCGATCAGGGAGGCTGCCCGGAGCGACTGAGGCTCTGGGATGTTTATCTCCTCGACTTTTACCCATTGGGGATGCGGAACCCACTGGGCTGTGAAGGCTTGGAGTTCTTCGACGGTGTGTTTTGAGGCAAACTCGAGAAAGGCCTTGATGAGATGCAAACCCTCATCATATGGAAGATGCGCAGTCGGACGTTTACGCAAGGGTTTGCGATTCAAGAACTGCGAGAGGGAGCAATGATGCGATGTCAGCTGCTGTATCCTGGGTTGTGCACCTTGTGTATACCCTTTAGATCTAGATCTAGTTCTCACTTGAGCCAGCGAGATATGTGGTGCTCGACACCACACAGTGGGCAGTGGGCCGGGACTCGATGGAGAAGTTGAAGCTCTGTGGAGCTTGTTGCTGCACTCACATGGGTCACGAAAGTCGACACCACCGTCGGGGTGACGGCCAATGAAACGGTCGCTGTGTTCATGTTCATGTTTAGATGTTTGACGTGGTTTGTTGGCCGTCGGGTGAATGCATGTGGCGGGAAGCTCCCGATCAGCTCTGCATAGCACAAGCCATGATTGTTCTCAAAATATTCCCGACAATGCTGTGTGTGGTATTCAATTGAGTCAACTGGGTGATTTGGGACGAAAGCAAGAGCATCAATCCATGCGGTCGAGAGCTAGGACCCTAAGAGGTACGGTGGGAAAGGTTAATTACCCGGTCTGGCAGGGGACTTTTGGCTCGTGCGCTATGTTTGACCAGTTTCGGCGCGAATCAGAGGCCGTGTGGATGGAATTGAATTTCGCGTTGATGTCATTGCCAATGATCTGCTCTGCAAGTCAGTGCAAGCAAGACCCTGGACGCTACCCCTCCCGTTAGGCTGTCACTTGTTTGGATTACAGTGCGGAGTACATAGACAAGCAATCATTGAGCTAATTCACAGCCCTGTCTGGCTGCACAGCCTCTGGGGTCAGTGCATTTTGGACACGCTGGATTTGAAATGAAGCTCAATGGAATCCAACATGATGTGAAATTTTATGTTGGACGATTGCATGGTCCAGGCGCCTTTGCTTTGGGGCTTATGAACTTACGTATACTAACTGCCTTTGATCTAAGTATGAGACCTCTTATCAAAGTGCCAGACCCCAGCCTCTCCAATCATTTTGAATGAAACGAGTCACGAAAAAAGCTTGCACAAGGGCATTCCttccctaggtacctacatacagtacttgaatcctttttttccaccaCTTCTCGAGTCTCGGCACGTCTATGCATGCGCTTTCACGGCAGATCGCGCCAGCCCCAGCTCCAATCGAGGACCAAGATCGCCCTCCTCCCGCTTCTTCAGGGTCAGGCTTCCTAGATTTAATATACGGACGGCATGAATACTATCAAGGAGTCTGCCAATAGCGGGGAAACGTCGGAGTCCCGGGGCGTGCAGACTGATGTGCAGAGATTGcacgaagaaagaaaaaaaaaaaccatcccGATTTCCGACACCTACCGTACGTTGCGTACGGTACTTCTACAACAACCCAACCACAATCGCTGAATCACGCTCCTCATGGGCGGTCAGGTGTCTAAAACATAATGAGCTATCTTGAGATCAATTCTCTGTGCGATCCATCACCCAGCCTTTCGAGTGGAAACAACACGAAAGAAGTTTGTTAGTGCTGGCTAAACTCGAGACATTATGGACGTGCCAACAGCACCGATGAAAACAAGTGGCCGACTTTTTTGttggttgttttcttttctcctctGCCACCGCTATTTGCGCTGACATCTGCACGCCTTTCAATATTGTTCTCCATGACACGCAAGCTGAAAGCTGAGTGACGCGACATCAGCACGGAATGCCCGTCAACTCATCTGACATATCCATACTTGTTGATCTTTTGATCTACCTACAACCCATTTGCAGtagaacaaacaaacaatggaggccagaataaaGTGGGCCGATCTCGAGCTTTGCTTACCCGCGTTTCGGCAGACAGTGCTGTGGTGCTTTTTCAGAAGTTTGCAGCCTCCAGGTGCTATGTTTGCGAGAACGAACTGGCTTGAGTGAGGCCTCAGCTCTCACGATTTCTTTGTGCGGAGATACCATAATCCCAATACCATGGAGACCAACCAGCGCAAGCTGTTTGTTTCCCCAGGCCCAATCCACAAATGGCTTTAGTTTGGGTGGACCGACATTTCCGATTGGAACAAGGGTTCCAAGGCTAGTGCCTGCACTCCTATGTTAGCTGGCAGATGCGGGAAGCTCACCCCTGTCTTCTTTTTCATGCTGATGACATGCGAGGTGGGCATCCATCCCACTGCCACAATCCGGTTTTGGTGTTGGTAGCTTGGGTGGTGATTAAACTCGCAGCAAGCAGCAAGCCGGCTTGCCAGCCACACCCGACTACTGATTCTCTGTTATAATGCATCGACGACTCTAGAATTCGACGACGTTGGTTTGGCAAGTCCAGGTCTACCTAGTTAGTTGCATGTACCCAGCCAGACAAAGCCACGCTTATTGGTTCCGATCACATGTTGGATAGGCCATTACCCGGTACTGGTCA
Proteins encoded in this region:
- a CDS encoding small nucleolar ribonucleoprotein complex subunit Utp14, with the translated sequence MPGRQSHGRSLLDQHKGKGKGKKPQQQHQQGGRKPGSRATALDAFAIAAKELPTKSGIRGTRARDLDFEPNQRKRGRDDEDEEDDEDGDDDDEDESAERRKRAKRAGGDDDVEYGSDSEGNEFMMGEVGEDDDSEIDSDEAFGESDEDKFNGYTFRGSSSNKKPAKRKSKRDDDSDEDDEEEDDEDDEDGSSLGEDAIDLAAALDQMSDDDEGSEGDTESGSEEGDDGDSSSDSSMSDDDDQDPLKLDALQSLASGFAGNIDDDEPVSRTSGKAKVNLSDLTSTATKEPSMKKTLKQLHKYSKAVDKPGSSQKLDVPLAKRQQDRLLRITAAEQAHKTLDRWQDTVKNNRRAEHLVFPLPDTQHDAGLSKTELAPLDKKSAGNELEQTILSIMEESGLGPSTKAERNADADGAVTQSMTHEERQELQAQRRRERELKSREQARAARIKKIKSKAYRRVHRKEKQKALELGEDGEGEPLDSEEEREAQHRARALERVGAKHRDSKWARSTKKAGIAGWDENARTGLIEMARRDQELRRRVEGRGKSGDGDSEEDDSEEDSGSDDDEGRRRLLLELEKVEAAQDEPQSELMKMKFMQRGEAVRKEANDALVAQLRRELNSEDEADEDEEEEPTEIGRRVYGGANTIQPKSKKSALESSKARDDQPQKSKPASSKVNPFVSAFSAQADESEPGAAGSWSRAGASKKAEGKSDKRRKAAAGGTEDAPLDIDNTVMAKQVVVKAKKPKTATGTTITSTAADADTSDSEAEAELHMPLGILDKELADRAFAGEDLVATFEQEKTAVEEEDDDKVIDNTLPGWGAWSGAGVSNRQRKNQKKFLTKVEGVKKKNRKDAKLERVIISEKRIKKNDKYLASQLPHEYENKDQYERSLRLPVGPEWTTKQTFQNATKPRILMKQGIIAPMAKPMSR
- a CDS encoding lipase/esterase — its product is MNMNTATVSLAVTPTVVSTFVTHFLNRKPLRKRPTAHLPYDEGLHLIKAFLEFASKHTVEELQAFTAQWVPHPQWVKVEEINIPEPQSLRAASLIEEQLGPEGIRAVGGTKWWQWRKPNSPLRAEWIEMRSDYRRRKGDTQPCKRIMLYVHGGAYFFGSVDEHRYQIQRHARKLKARVIAPRYRLAPQFPFPCGIQDCLATYLYLLEAGHTPNTIILAGDSAGGGMVLSVLVTLRDRGIALPAGAVLISPWVDLTHSFPSVAIPADLDYVPQYGFHHKPSESWPPPNTEDVRKMKAARAGSSGESEKGDTNLTDTAAAEDNQTRLSVTINGKSVQVEEQIQMYTTNDLLKHPLVSPIMQPTLGGLPPLFIMTGGGEVLRDEQIYLAHKCANPSKYMPPESLLTDADRALIEHYKPTDVQLQVWDDMCHVAPTLSFTRPAKFMYRSIAQFGAWALARAQRTEIDILVDDDVSVISSSSESGGENGRSGSLNAHGENSSLTKDKPGRIGKAGDPLPHFQDHMIRQRVDRHGHVYPLAPASELPGCCMDRDLVGIAKEGPVSKWLEANNRFAKKYSNAAKKVQKKRMKQAEAGFESFGVGEHPPPSALAGRRRIGADLSEKKKTRSMGLSLWSLWGSKHDELTVSREEKADSPETKAPAPEEGTGARKFSELQRQEGASSTQSPSQQGVAAAKEDNQASGGHEPAEAEATPVANLIAQRREKEAEAAGGSGLLAVPDAATGATGKRPTVDGISVPFSLNKEAETASMMTLTSVMDAGAAPGQSARPMSPTTTSSIKDLNNAQRSRPTTSENVGTAVADGTTLNAKDQAGPPEDNTLASPGIYETPMSSPNLDGRPQLEKFITADEGLPRHH